A stretch of the Acidobacteriota bacterium genome encodes the following:
- a CDS encoding response regulator → MFRTAAAPPLILLVDDDPYQAEVASYIAYELGCDFESALSGTEALQKVDARRPDVVLLDVRMPDLSGYEVCRRIKTAAATAGTQVIFVTARTEEEDLLQGFEALANDYVTKPFSARELKARVKNALRVKQLVDTLTARAHLLELEQEIASRLDDEGISVADLRGRLLVPALDRIASVFGADGATLHVRRPGVAELHAAASTTWPGGAPPAYVAALALDADPRFGRAPRLAGAPEDEWTVAAAPLFAGSDLIGTLRVHRRGPAPAPGASHELEHLLDFAGHFGRALRRVQVLDEMRAKAGA, encoded by the coding sequence ATGTTTCGCACAGCTGCGGCCCCGCCGCTGATCCTCCTCGTCGACGACGACCCGTACCAGGCCGAGGTCGCCTCCTACATTGCGTACGAGCTCGGCTGCGACTTCGAGAGCGCCCTCTCCGGCACCGAGGCGCTCCAGAAGGTCGACGCGCGTCGGCCCGACGTCGTCCTGCTCGACGTGCGGATGCCCGACCTTTCGGGATACGAGGTCTGCCGCCGGATCAAGACTGCCGCCGCGACCGCCGGGACCCAGGTCATCTTCGTGACCGCCCGGACGGAAGAGGAAGACCTCCTCCAGGGCTTCGAGGCTCTCGCGAACGACTACGTCACGAAGCCGTTTTCGGCGCGAGAGCTGAAGGCCCGCGTGAAGAACGCCCTGCGCGTCAAGCAGCTCGTCGACACGCTCACGGCCCGGGCGCACCTGCTCGAACTGGAGCAGGAGATCGCCTCGCGGCTCGACGACGAGGGGATCTCGGTCGCCGATCTGCGCGGCCGCCTCCTCGTTCCGGCGCTCGACCGGATCGCCTCGGTTTTCGGGGCGGACGGCGCGACCCTCCACGTCCGGCGCCCGGGCGTTGCCGAGCTGCACGCGGCCGCCTCGACGACGTGGCCTGGCGGCGCGCCCCCGGCGTACGTCGCCGCGCTCGCCCTCGACGCGGATCCCCGGTTCGGGCGCGCGCCCCGGCTCGCGGGAGCGCCCGAGGACGAATGGACGGTGGCCGCGGCCCCGCTTTTCGCGGGCAGCGACCTCATCGGAACGCTACGCGTCCACCGCCGCGGCCCCGCGCCGGCGCCCGGCGCCTCGCACGAGCTGGAGCACCTGCTCGACTTCGCGGGGCACTTCGGGCGCGCGCTCAGGCGCGTTCAGGTCCTCGACGAGATGCGGGCGAAGGCCGGGGCCTGA
- the def gene encoding peptide deformylase: MRPAYQRHVLILVPRRGRLTGAGGHRHSRWPGPLPKRGFRASGRESRLAIRDIVKYGDPRLVARNEPITNFEDPSLPQLIEDLKQTCWAAPGLGLAAPQIGVNLRIAIVDLSVGKDPSQVLVLVNPVVVDMQGSIRDEEGCLSLPDFVETVERPEKVTIEALDERGVKRALDGRDLLARAFCHEIDHLDQRLFVDRLSSLKKGLVLRKVLKRQKQGSW; encoded by the coding sequence ATGCGACCCGCGTACCAGCGCCACGTCCTCATTCTCGTCCCCCGGCGGGGACGCTTGACCGGGGCCGGGGGCCACCGGCACTCTCGGTGGCCGGGACCGCTCCCCAAAAGGGGATTCCGGGCTTCGGGAAGGGAGAGCCGGTTGGCCATCCGCGACATCGTCAAGTACGGGGACCCGAGGCTCGTGGCCCGGAACGAGCCCATCACGAACTTCGAAGACCCGTCCCTGCCGCAGCTGATCGAGGACCTCAAGCAGACCTGCTGGGCGGCGCCCGGCCTGGGCCTCGCGGCCCCGCAGATCGGCGTGAACCTCCGGATCGCGATCGTGGACCTCTCCGTGGGCAAGGACCCGTCCCAGGTCCTCGTCCTCGTCAACCCGGTCGTCGTGGACATGCAGGGGTCGATCCGGGACGAGGAGGGCTGCCTGTCGCTGCCGGACTTCGTCGAGACGGTCGAGCGGCCGGAGAAGGTCACGATCGAGGCCCTCGACGAGCGGGGCGTGAAGCGCGCGCTGGACGGCCGCGACCTTCTCGCGCGTGCGTTCTGCCACGAGATCGACCATCTCGACCAGCGCCTCTTCGTGGACCGGCTCTCGTCCCTGAAGAAGGGTCTCGTCCTGAGGAAGGTCCTGAAGCGCCAGAAGCAGGGTTCCTGGTAG